A DNA window from Loxodonta africana isolate mLoxAfr1 chromosome 7, mLoxAfr1.hap2, whole genome shotgun sequence contains the following coding sequences:
- the LOC135231928 gene encoding olfactory receptor 8K3-like: MDKHNLTVLNEFILTGVTDRPELQPPLFGLFLIIYMISVVGNLGIVILTKMDSSLQTPMYFFLRHLAITDLGYSTAVGPKMLVNFVVHENTISYYFCAIQLSIFILFMTSELFILSAMSYDRYVAVCNPLLYTVIMSQRICCVLVVIPYLYGTFVSLLLTIKIFNLSFCGYNVIRHFYCDALPLLSLLCSNTHEIKLIILILAVFDLISSFLIVLVSYLLILAAIFKMKSAEGRHKAFSTCGSHLTVVVVFFGTLIFIYMQPKSSSSFDTDKVASVFYTLIIPMLNPLIYSLRNKDVKYALHRTLGQLCNIFTQSLLYHMIHINYIMGFKLFSVCLQRG; encoded by the coding sequence ATGGACAAACACAATCTAACAGTGCTGAATGAATTCATTCTGACGGGAGTCACAGACCGCCCAGAACTGCAGCCTCCATTGTTTGGACTGTTCCTCATCATATACATGATTTCAGTGGTGGGCAACTTGGGCATAGTCATCCTCACCAAGATGGACTCTAGTCTACaaacacccatgtacttttttctcagacacctggctatcactgatcttgGTTACTCAACAGCTGTGGGGCCCAAAATGTTGGTAAATTTTGTTGTGCATGAAAATACAatctcctattatttttgtgctaTACAGCTATCTATTTTTATATTGTTCATGACTAGTGAACTATTTATTCTGTCAGCAATGTcatatgaccgctatgtggccgtctgtaaccctctgctctacacagtcaTCATGTCACAAAGGATATGTTGTGTGCTGGTGGTGATTCCCTATCTCTACGGCACATTTGTTTCCCTTCTCCTcaccataaagatttttaatttatccttctgtggctacaatgtcatcaggcatttctactGTGATGCTCTCCCCTTGTTGTCTTTGCTCTGCTCAAACACACATGAAATCAAATTGATCATTCTCATCTTAGCAGTTTTTGATTTAATTTCATCCTTCCTAATAGTTCTTGTTTCTTACCTGCTCATCCTTGCAGCCATTTTCAAGATGAAGTCAGCTGAGGGCaggcacaaggccttctccacctgtggatcccacCTGACAGTGGTGGTAGTGTTCTTTGggactttaatctttatataCATGCAGCCCAAGTCCAGTTCCTCCTTTGACACTGATAAAGTGGCTTCCGTATTTTACACGCTGATtatccccatgttgaatcccttgatctaTAGTTTGAGGAATAAAGATGTAAAGTATGCCTTACATAGGACTTTGGGACAATTATGTAATATATTTACTCAAAGTTTGCTATACCATATGATTCATATAAATTACATTATGGGCTTTAAACTGTTTTCTGTGTGCCTCCAGAGGGGATAG